CACTTTCCTTGAGCAGACCCATAATGTAATCGATCTGTTCGAATCCTTCCAGGACACGTACAAAGTCTTGAGCCTTGCAGTTGCCAGCGTGGATACGAGAGATCAGTCGTTCGAGATCTGGCATTTTTGTTAACCGGGAGGAAAACTGGTCTCGAGCACTGGGATCGGCATTGAGTGAATCAACTGCATCCAATCTTGCGTTGATTTTCTTTGAATCAACCAGTGGGTGGCAGACCCACTGCTTGAACATGCGTTTGCCGAAGGGCGTGATACATCGGTTAAGCAACTGGAAGAGAGTGCCCTCAGATCCGCCATCGAAGGAGTTGGCAAAGATCTCCATATTGATCAGGGTCTGACCATCTAGTACAAGACTGGTAGCCTTCTTGATAGGATCGTACCATGTAAAGTTGCCAATGGTGATCAAGTCCCGCTCAATCTTCAGCATTCGCAGATACTGAACAAGAGCACCGAATGCACTCATCAAGAACTCCTTCTCACGGGCCTGACGCAGGGTCTCTGGCCAGGCTGTGAGATTATCGTCGTCCGCAGAGACGAAATACTCACTTGCCTCAAGCTCCCGAATTGTAATTTCGGATTCCCAAAATTCCTTACCAGGCTTCATGAAATTCCAGATGGTAGTGGGTCCAGTGTTATTTTTGAGAATACGCATGGCCTTCTGCGAAACACAAGATTTCTCCAGCAGCAACTCCCGAGGGCGAGTCTGCGCGACAAATGTCTCGAATTTAGTCATGTCAACATCGTCCACGAACTCAGACAAGAAGAATTGACCAGTAGCAGTGTCGACAAATGCGATACCGAACGCGTGATGCTCGTCCACAATCGCCTCTTTGATCGCAACACAGTATGTGGACATATCATCTTGAAGCATGGAACCCTCAACAAGTGTACCTGCAGTAAGGACACATGCAAGCTCACGCTTGATGATCTTGTCTTCTTTGGTAGGCTTCTTCCCCTCTCTCTCGCGCATTTCTTTACCGAGTGCGGACTCGGATTGGACAACACGGGCAATCTTGAAGCCCTTGGCCACGAATTGGTTTGCCCAGTGATCTAAACTCATCTCGGGAACACCAACCATGCGCATGTTCACTCTGTCCGTGAGCTTGAGATCAAACAGTTGGTGACCAATAGTGGCATCGTTCTCGTAAAGTTCATAGAATTTGCCCTTCTTGAAAAAAACGACTGTATCCCAGAATTTCTGCTTGATCTCCCAGTATTGTTTCTCAAAGGGTGAGAATTTGGACCATGCGAGCGGCGGGATGTAGACAGTTCGGGGATCATAGTCAGGATGTCCCTTTGGATTGCCATCGATGTCCTTGAGGTTAGCAAGCCACGGATAGCGCTGCTCAGGCTCCTTGGTGTGGGCCTTTTCCTTTATCGCGCTAGATGCTGTCTTGCTAGACACCACAGCGGCTCTTTCTTTCCGAGGCTCTGTGTTCTCCGGATTAAACGCCCATTTCTTCGCGGTTCCAGCTGAACCCTCTCCCTCTGGGAGATCAAGATCGATGTCGTCGACGGGTGGAAGAGGAGCAGGGACTGAGGAAGCGTTAGAGGCGGACTTTCGTGCCGATTGGGTGGATGGTCGTTTCCGCTTGTTGTAAGATTTGGCTATCTCTTCGTCGGAGTCATCCGCAACGACGAAATCGTCCATTTCTGTATCCAGATTAGTAGTGTGCCAGCAAAACCAACCAGCAACAGAGCACCATACCATCGTCCGAATatcctccttctcctgcCTCATTAAATTCATCTTCGCTGTCCGGCTCAGTTCGTCTTCTCTTGGTCGCATGACCGGAGACACGATCCTTGCGGTTAGGACGGAAGAtaacctcgtcgtcgtcctcgCCCTCGGAGTCAGACTCCTTGTAGCTGACCTGCTTTTTTCCCTGGTCAAATGGGTCAGCAGGAAAAATCAATTGAGCAGTCAGCTATTACACGTACCCGACGCGAAGGCGACATGGTGGAGTCCTGTTGTGACCCTTTGGTGGTCTGAGGAGAGAATAGTTCAGTCAGAGTGAAGGAACAAACAAGCAGCAGACTGGAGATTAGAATACCTTTAAAGCACTACCATTTCCCTGTTCGTCCTCTGGTACAGGAAGATCACTGCTTGGTACAGGACTTAGATACTGCGCAAAGCTTGAGAAGCTTCGCTTTTGTTCCTTGGGTGTGGGCTTTACAGCACTCTCAATACGCTTCTCGGAGGCTCTCTGCGCGGGTGACGATGCCGGTTCTCGCGTTCGATTATTCGAGGGAGTGGCTGGTGAGGACTTTTGAAAGAAACCAAGGATTGACTTCTGGCTTCGCATGTTCTGAGTGCTGGGGGTTGTGCGCTTGAGCGCGGGGGATGGTGACGCGGCGGACGGAGATGAGGCCGATGGTTtggccatttttttttagaataTAGGAAATTGAGCCTCAATGGCAATGCACTCTCAATTCAACGTGGTAATTAGGGGTGGTTGTGAGGGAACTGAGGACGGTGAAGAGATAAGGCGCGGATCGCGTCAACGCGTAAAGCGCTTTCTCCGAGACTCGACCTGTGTCCATCTGATCGACACCCGCGACACTGACTTTCCTCATAATTATCACTCCGTACTTGGATTATATGGGTCTTGAAAGGCGAGTGAATAATTTTTATACTATTGTACAGATTGGATATTGTAGAATTACAGATCGAGTAGAGAATCACCTTAGTCTGACTTGGTCGGCTCTGTCGGCTCTGTCGGCTCAGTGGGCTCAATCTCCTCAGTTTCCCATCCAGGAACTGAGAGCCCTTGCGCACGGAATTCTTCATCGGGCACAATATGAACGGCCTTGAGCTTCCACTTACCCAATTTGAGCATCAGGAGATTGCCATTCAAGACAAATTCCTTTGTTTTCTCTGCGTCCCACGGCCGGATGGGTGTGAAAGACAACTGGTCCGACATGGGACCACTGTCACCGGGACGGCTTCCAACTTTGGCACCGTTGTTGACGATGACTCGGTGGCCTTCGCTCTTGGATGAAACGAGGCCAGCTGACCACAGAATTTTGTTGAATGGCTGGTTGAAAACCAGTGATTCAGGAAGGGTGACCTTAATATCGCCCATGTTGGCCCAGTTTGTTTGGGGAGCATATGGATTCCCAGATTGAGGAGTCGCAAAGCCGGTGGTGGGAGATTGTGGGTGGCCATCTTGAGGAGCGGATGACTTAAGAGGAGGAGTGGGATCGGCAGTTGAGGACCGGGGACGGAAA
The nucleotide sequence above comes from Penicillium digitatum chromosome 1, complete sequence. Encoded proteins:
- a CDS encoding DNA mismatch repair protein Msh6, putative translates to MAKPSASSPSAASPSPALKRTTPSTQNMRSQKSILGFFQKSSPATPSNNRTREPASSPAQRASEKRIESAVKPTPKEQKRSFSSFAQYLSPVPSSDLPVPEDEQGNGSALKTTKGSQQDSTMSPSRRGKKQVSYKESDSEGEDDDEVIFRPNRKDRVSGHATKRRRTEPDSEDEFNEAGEGGYSDDEMDDFVVADDSDEEIAKSYNKRKRPSTQSARKSASNASSVPAPLPPVDDIDLDLPEGEGSAGTAKKWAFNPENTEPRKERAAVVSSKTASSAIKEKAHTKEPEQRYPWLANLKDIDGNPKGHPDYDPRTVYIPPLAWSKFSPFEKQYWEIKQKFWDTVVFFKKGKFYELYENDATIGHQLFDLKLTDRVNMRMVGVPEMSLDHWANQFVAKGFKIARVVQSESALGKEMREREGKKPTKEDKIIKRELACVLTAGTLVEGSMLQDDMSTYCVAIKEAIVDEHHAFGIAFVDTATGQFFLSEFVDDVDMTKFETFVAQTRPRELLLEKSCVSQKAMRILKNNTGPTTIWNFMKPGKEFWESEITIRELEASEYFVSADDDNLTAWPETLRQAREKEFLMSAFGALVQYLRMLKIERDLITIGNFTWYDPIKKATSLVLDGQTLINMEIFANSFDGGSEGTLFQLLNRCITPFGKRMFKQWVCHPLVDSKKINARLDAVDSLNADPSARDQFSSRLTKMPDLERLISRIHAGNCKAQDFVRVLEGFEQIDYIMGLLKESETGSGESIIGQLTAAMPDLASLLGYWKTAFDRPKAKENGILVPESGVEEDFDNSQEIIEQLHRDLDAMLKKARQDLGSSAICYRDNGKEIYQLEVPIKVKNIPKDWNQMSATKQVKRYYFPELRSLIRKLQEAQETHSQIVKEVAGRFHARFDEHYDTWLAAVRIVSQLDCLISLAKASGAIGHPSCRPVFVEDERSVLEFEKLRHPCLLSSVEDFIPNDIQLGGNHASIDLLTGANAAGKSTVLRMTCVAVIMAQIGCYLPCQSARLTPVDRIMSRLGANDNIFAAQSTFFVELSETKKILSEATPRSLVILDELGRGTSSYDGVAVAQAVLHHIATHIGALGFFATHYHSLAAEFENHPEIAPKRMAIHVDDVERRVTFLYKLENGVAEGSFGMHCASMCGIPSKVIECAENAAKQWEHTSRLKESLEHRKGGGYVGLGWWSDVAWALRESVTEDDSNAGDISDRGLDVLTKAIEAL